The following coding sequences lie in one Prionailurus viverrinus isolate Anna chromosome X, UM_Priviv_1.0, whole genome shotgun sequence genomic window:
- the LOC125157932 gene encoding melanoma-associated antigen 8-like isoform X2, which translates to MAGASGSQSHQGSSSPDEEGSSTWGAPAGAQASLPDALCVKVAGLVLLLLLKYRTKQPTTRAEMLAAVSQDDQDRFPVIFRRACEYLQLVFGVDVKEVDPRERSYVLEGYLEYRQVPGSEPARYEFLWGPRAHAETSGVQVLQHILAVNSRQPGSPCLSEDAVSHEEERA; encoded by the exons atGGCAGGCGCTTCGGGGAGCCAGTCCCACCAGGGCTCCAGCAGCCCCGATGAGGAGGGGTCGAGCACCTGGGGGGCCCCGGCAGGGGCCCAGGCCTCGCTCCCAGATGCGCTCTGCGTGAAGGTGGCCGGCCTGGTGCTGCTTCTGCTCCTCAAGTATCGCACCAAGCAGCCGACCACACGGGCGGAGATGCTGGCGGCGGTTAGCCAAGATGACCAGGACCGCTTCCCCGTGATCTTCCGCCGAGCCTGCGAGTATCTGCAGCTGGTCTTTGGAGTCGACGTGAAGGAAGTGGACCCCCGCGAGCGCTCCTACGTCCTG GAAGGGTACCTGGAGTACCGGCAGGTGCCCGGCAGCGAGCCCGCACGCTACGAGTTCCTGTGGGGTCCCAGGGCCCACGCAGAAACCAGCGGCGTGCAAGTGCTGCAGCACATCCTGGCGGTCAACAGCAGGCAGCCCGGGTCTCCGTGTCTGTCCGAAGACGCTGTGAGCCATGAGGAAGAGCGGGCCTGA
- the LOC125157932 gene encoding melanoma-associated antigen 9-like isoform X1 — MAGASGSQSHQGSSSPDEEGSSTWGAPAGAQASLPDALCVKVAGLVLLLLLKYRTKQPTTRAEMLAAVSQDDQDRFPVIFRRACEYLQLVFGVDVKEVDPRERSYVLVSILGLSCDGTPSGRDGMPKTSLLVLVLWVILLEDDRAPEEAVWEALGVMGVYAGREHVFYGEPRELLTEVWVQEGYLEYRQVPGSEPARYEFLWGPRAHAETSGVQVLQHILAVNSRQPGSPCLSEDAVSHEEERA, encoded by the coding sequence atGGCAGGCGCTTCGGGGAGCCAGTCCCACCAGGGCTCCAGCAGCCCCGATGAGGAGGGGTCGAGCACCTGGGGGGCCCCGGCAGGGGCCCAGGCCTCGCTCCCAGATGCGCTCTGCGTGAAGGTGGCCGGCCTGGTGCTGCTTCTGCTCCTCAAGTATCGCACCAAGCAGCCGACCACACGGGCGGAGATGCTGGCGGCGGTTAGCCAAGATGACCAGGACCGCTTCCCCGTGATCTTCCGCCGAGCCTGCGAGTATCTGCAGCTGGTCTTTGGAGTCGACGTGAAGGAAGTGGACCCCCGCGAGCGCTCCTACGTCCTGGTCAGCATCCTGGGCCTCAGCTGCGATGGGACGCCGAGTGGTAGGGACGGCATGCCCAAGACCAGCCTCCTGGTGCTGGTCCTATGGGTGATCCTCCTGGAGGACGACCGTGCCCCTGAGGAGGCGGTGTGGGAAGCGCTGGGGGTCATGGGGGTGTATGCCGGCAGGGAGCACGTATTCTATGGGGAGCCCAGGGAGCTGCTGACCGAAGTCTGGGTGCAGGAAGGGTACCTGGAGTACCGGCAGGTGCCCGGCAGCGAGCCCGCACGCTACGAGTTCCTGTGGGGTCCCAGGGCCCACGCAGAAACCAGCGGCGTGCAAGTGCTGCAGCACATCCTGGCGGTCAACAGCAGGCAGCCCGGGTCTCCGTGTCTGTCCGAAGACGCTGTGAGCCATGAGGAAGAGCGGGCCTGA